The proteins below come from a single Verrucomicrobiia bacterium genomic window:
- a CDS encoding Gfo/Idh/MocA family oxidoreductase, with translation MRKQKFNRRQFLKKSALTAASLSVWSTLKAQPNAPANINARVIGANDDIRVAVIGFNSRGQDHLKGMQEVKGVRIVALCDVDSNVLGREVKKFEDKKQPVTGYQDIRRLLENKDIDAVTIATPNHWHSLAAIWGIQAGKDVYVEKPVSHNVWEGRQLVTAARKYERIVQTGTQCRSSPGLAEAVAWVQAGNLGKIKVARGLCYKRRASIGKTTGPQPVPESVNYNLWTGPAPMEPLRRAKLHYDWHWVWPTGNGDLGNQGIHQMDIARWFLGEAELSPRVLSVGGRVGYVDDGNTPNTLVVFHDYPTAPLIFEVRGLPQKSGAKAMDNYRGADVGVVVDCEHGYIVNPSYTRVNVFDKDGKQIKTFDGKASHYENFIAAVRSRKSSDLHADILQGHISSALCHTGNISYRLGKVTSPDELRSTMRANADLADSLNRMQEHLGANAVNLTETPLMLGTALTMNPPSERFTSNADANALLAASYREPFVVPEKV, from the coding sequence ATGCGCAAACAAAAATTCAATCGCCGGCAGTTTCTGAAAAAATCTGCGTTGACAGCGGCATCGCTAAGCGTGTGGTCAACCTTGAAGGCGCAGCCCAATGCGCCGGCGAATATCAACGCGCGCGTGATCGGCGCGAATGACGATATTCGCGTGGCCGTGATCGGATTTAATTCGCGCGGGCAGGATCATCTCAAAGGCATGCAGGAAGTGAAGGGTGTCCGCATCGTGGCCTTGTGCGACGTGGATAGCAATGTCCTCGGCCGCGAAGTTAAAAAGTTTGAGGATAAGAAGCAGCCGGTCACGGGTTATCAGGACATCCGCCGTTTGTTGGAGAACAAGGACATTGATGCCGTCACGATTGCCACGCCGAATCATTGGCATTCGCTCGCGGCGATTTGGGGAATTCAGGCGGGCAAGGATGTGTACGTCGAGAAGCCGGTGTCGCACAATGTTTGGGAAGGCCGCCAGCTCGTGACGGCGGCGCGCAAATATGAACGCATCGTGCAAACCGGAACGCAATGCCGTTCCAGCCCCGGACTCGCCGAAGCCGTGGCGTGGGTGCAGGCCGGTAATCTCGGAAAAATTAAAGTGGCGCGTGGACTTTGTTATAAGCGGCGCGCGAGCATCGGCAAGACGACTGGCCCACAACCCGTACCTGAGTCGGTGAATTATAATTTATGGACGGGGCCGGCGCCGATGGAGCCGCTGCGCCGCGCGAAGCTGCATTACGACTGGCACTGGGTTTGGCCGACCGGCAACGGCGATTTGGGCAACCAGGGCATCCATCAAATGGACATCGCGCGGTGGTTTTTGGGAGAAGCGGAATTATCGCCGCGAGTGTTGAGCGTTGGTGGCCGCGTCGGTTATGTGGACGATGGCAATACGCCAAACACTCTCGTGGTGTTTCACGATTATCCGACCGCGCCGCTGATTTTTGAAGTGCGCGGTTTGCCGCAGAAGAGCGGGGCGAAGGCGATGGATAATTATCGCGGCGCGGATGTGGGTGTGGTGGTGGATTGCGAACACGGTTACATCGTGAATCCCTCCTACACGCGCGTGAATGTTTTTGACAAGGACGGCAAGCAGATCAAAACCTTCGACGGCAAGGCGAGCCATTACGAAAATTTCATCGCGGCGGTGCGCAGCCGGAAAAGTTCAGACCTGCACGCGGATATTTTGCAGGGGCACATCTCGAGCGCGCTCTGTCACACGGGAAATATTTCGTATCGCCTGGGCAAAGTGACTTCGCCCGATGAATTGCGCTCAACCATGCGCGCCAACGCGGACCTCGCGGATTCCTTGAACCGGATGCAGGAACATCTCGGCGCGAATGCGGTGAACCTGACCGAGACTCCGCTGATGCTCGGCACAGCATTGACGATGAATCCCCCAAGCGAGCGTTTCACTTCCAACGCAGATGCGAATGCGCTGCTGGCGGCGAGTTATCGCGAGCCCTTTGTGGTTCCGGAAAAAGTCTGA
- a CDS encoding SDR family oxidoreductase: MNLKLENKLALVTGSTAGIGYAIALGLAREGAEVVINGRTQVRVDEAIARIKSAVPQAKLRGVAGDLGNAAGCEALVRQLPRVDILINNLGIFEAKPFDQIPDADWLRFFEVNVMSGVRLSRAYFPEMKSRNWGRIVFIASESSLNIPAEMIHYGMTKTAQVAVARGLAEMTRATAVTVNSILAGPTASEGVGTFVAQLARDRGVAPAQVEKDFFESARPSSLIKRFIQPDEIASAVVFVCSPAAAAINGSALRVEGGCVTSAF, encoded by the coding sequence ATGAATCTCAAACTTGAAAATAAACTTGCCCTCGTCACTGGTTCCACTGCCGGAATCGGTTACGCCATTGCACTTGGACTGGCCCGTGAAGGCGCGGAAGTCGTCATCAACGGCCGCACACAAGTCCGCGTGGATGAGGCCATCGCCCGCATTAAAAGCGCGGTTCCTCAAGCCAAACTTCGCGGCGTGGCCGGTGACCTTGGCAATGCCGCCGGTTGCGAAGCCCTCGTTCGCCAACTTCCGCGCGTGGATATTCTCATCAACAATCTCGGTATTTTCGAGGCCAAGCCGTTCGACCAAATTCCCGATGCCGATTGGCTGCGATTTTTTGAGGTCAACGTCATGTCCGGCGTGCGACTCAGCCGCGCTTATTTTCCCGAAATGAAATCGCGCAACTGGGGCCGCATTGTTTTCATCGCCAGCGAAAGCTCGCTCAATATCCCCGCCGAGATGATCCATTACGGCATGACCAAGACCGCGCAAGTGGCCGTCGCCCGCGGACTCGCCGAGATGACTCGCGCCACCGCTGTGACGGTGAATTCCATTCTCGCCGGGCCGACGGCTTCCGAAGGCGTCGGGACATTCGTAGCGCAACTCGCGCGCGATCGCGGCGTCGCGCCTGCGCAAGTTGAAAAAGATTTCTTTGAAAGCGCCCGGCCAAGTTCGTTGATCAAGCGTTTCATTCAACCGGACGAAATCGCTTCCGCGGTTGTGTTTGTTTGCAGTCCGGCCGCTGCGGCAATCAATGGCTCCGCCTTGCGCGTCGAGGGCGGTTGCGTGACCAGCGCATTTTGA